Proteins from a genomic interval of Deltaproteobacteria bacterium:
- a CDS encoding adenylosuccinate synthase, protein MSNIVIIGTQWGDEGKGKIVDLLAKHADGVVRFQGGNNAGHTMVVGGEQFISHLVPSGILQQKTCYIGNGVVVDPEVLLDEIDYLENHGIKAGPQQIRISEKAHVIMPYHRSLDQAREKMKGDNKIGTTGRGIGPCYEDKSTRRGIRFVELLDRDLFAERVKALLPEKNFYLEKFLHADPLDADEIIAGYTAFAERLAPYVTNISVELHNALKGGRQLLFEGAQGTHLDIDHGTYPYVTSSNVVSGNACCGSGIGPGEIDGVVGIVKAYTTRVGRGPFPSELFDDIGDTIQKKGAEFGATTGRRRRCGWLDTVILKNAVRLNGLTGLAITKLDVLGGLKELKVCTAYTYEDAVIEDFPANLNVLGNCKPVYETLTGWTEDISGIRNFEDLPESTKRYLQRIEELTDTPIQIVSVGPGRDETMVLSNPFE, encoded by the coding sequence GTGTCTAATATTGTCATCATCGGTACCCAGTGGGGAGACGAAGGCAAGGGCAAGATCGTGGATCTTCTGGCGAAGCACGCCGACGGCGTCGTCCGCTTTCAGGGCGGCAACAATGCCGGCCACACCATGGTCGTCGGGGGGGAACAGTTTATCAGCCACCTGGTGCCCTCGGGAATTCTGCAGCAAAAAACCTGCTACATCGGCAACGGCGTGGTGGTGGATCCGGAGGTGCTCCTCGACGAAATCGACTATCTTGAAAACCACGGTATCAAGGCCGGACCGCAGCAGATTCGCATCAGCGAAAAAGCGCACGTGATCATGCCCTATCACCGGAGCCTCGACCAGGCCCGCGAGAAAATGAAGGGGGACAATAAAATCGGCACCACGGGCCGCGGCATCGGTCCCTGCTACGAGGACAAATCAACCCGCCGCGGTATCCGTTTTGTGGAGCTTCTGGACAGAGACCTCTTTGCGGAAAGGGTGAAAGCCCTTCTGCCGGAAAAAAATTTCTACCTCGAAAAATTCCTCCATGCCGACCCCCTGGATGCCGATGAAATCATCGCCGGGTACACCGCCTTTGCAGAAAGGCTTGCCCCCTATGTCACCAATATTTCAGTGGAACTGCACAACGCCCTGAAAGGGGGCCGGCAGCTGCTCTTCGAAGGCGCCCAGGGAACACACCTGGACATCGACCACGGCACCTATCCCTATGTCACCTCCTCCAATGTCGTTTCCGGTAATGCCTGCTGCGGATCGGGCATCGGCCCCGGGGAGATCGATGGGGTCGTCGGCATCGTCAAGGCCTACACCACCCGCGTCGGAAGGGGCCCCTTCCCCTCCGAGCTGTTTGACGATATCGGTGACACCATTCAGAAAAAGGGGGCGGAATTCGGAGCCACCACCGGCAGACGGCGGCGCTGCGGATGGCTGGACACGGTGATTTTGAAAAATGCCGTCCGCCTCAACGGGCTGACCGGCCTGGCCATCACCAAACTTGACGTCCTGGGCGGTCTGAAAGAATTGAAAGTCTGTACGGCCTATACCTACGAGGACGCCGTCATCGAAGATTTTCCGGCCAATCTCAATGTGCTGGGGAATTGCAAACCCGTTTACGAAACCCTGACCGGGTGGACTGAGGACATCTCGGGCATTCGCAATTTCGAAGACCTGCCGGAATCCACGAAACGATATCTGCAGCGCATCGAGGAACTCACCGACACCCCCATTCAGATCGTTTCCGTGGGGCCGGGCCGCGATGAGACCATGGTTTTGTCAAATCCCTTCGAGTAA
- the tadA gene encoding tRNA adenosine(34) deaminase TadA: MSTIFLEHEHFMGIAIAEAKKAEASGEVPVGAVLVDAAGDIVATGHNRTILKSDPTAHAEVEALRKAAANLHNYRLLSTTLYATVEPCVMCMGAIVHARVARVVFGAADPKWGAAGSLYNFSEDVRLNHRPEIIGGVKETECRTMMQLFFHSRRK; encoded by the coding sequence ATGTCAACCATATTTCTAGAGCATGAACATTTCATGGGGATAGCCATCGCGGAAGCCAAAAAAGCGGAAGCCTCGGGCGAGGTCCCGGTCGGCGCCGTCCTCGTCGATGCTGCCGGCGACATCGTGGCCACAGGGCACAACCGGACCATTCTGAAATCCGATCCCACCGCCCACGCCGAGGTCGAGGCCCTGCGTAAGGCAGCGGCGAACTTGCATAATTACCGGTTGTTAAGCACCACGCTATATGCTACTGTCGAGCCCTGCGTCATGTGCATGGGGGCCATCGTGCACGCACGGGTCGCCCGCGTCGTTTTCGGCGCCGCCGATCCGAAATGGGGGGCGGCGGGCTCGCTCTATAATTTTTCCGAGGACGTGCGCCTGAATCACCGTCCGGAGATCATCGGCGGCGTAAAGGAAACGGAATGCCGCACCATGATGCAACTTTTTTTTCATTCGCGTAGAAAGTAG
- a CDS encoding DUF4124 domain-containing protein — MLAPVKKYVYPLLLGAFLLAPFSGMAEIYSWTDENGVRHYSDTPPQSAVQMNVEQEIPHDRERDRQNREAYMKMLEQTAEKQRQREKHELEGRLERTERQLRDTEKKAEQALQAAEKARTVAEEKQRRREIYVAPWIGPGYGPARPVPYERHPRRTPPRQAITP; from the coding sequence ATGCTTGCACCCGTAAAAAAATATGTGTATCCGCTGCTGCTCGGCGCATTCCTTTTAGCGCCGTTTTCCGGTATGGCCGAGATTTACTCCTGGACCGACGAAAACGGCGTGCGGCATTACAGCGACACCCCGCCTCAGAGCGCGGTCCAGATGAATGTCGAGCAGGAAATTCCCCACGATCGGGAAAGGGATCGGCAAAACAGGGAAGCCTACATGAAAATGTTGGAACAAACCGCCGAGAAACAGCGGCAACGGGAAAAACACGAGCTCGAAGGACGGCTTGAAAGGACGGAAAGGCAGTTGCGGGATACCGAAAAGAAGGCCGAGCAAGCCCTCCAAGCCGCAGAAAAAGCACGCACCGTCGCCGAAGAAAAACAGCGCCGCAGGGAAATTTACGTGGCCCCCTGGATCGGTCCAGGCTATGGGCCGGCGCGGCCCGTTCCCTACGAGCGGCATCCGCGCCGCACGCCACCCCGCCAGGCCATCACTCCCTAA